A part of Acidimicrobiales bacterium genomic DNA contains:
- the mshD gene encoding mycothiol synthase yields MEPADVAAVAELLELVEDADEHQALADHQWVDLVQGGRAGFAGLVAWEPGHEHPVAYAQLSRGNDSWALELVIAPHHRPETAQIADELLGSALDVVRAEGGGHVHLWAYRPAADLYAVTAAHGLRPGRELLQLRRPLPLDEPATLPCRPFVPGHDEEAWLAVNNRAFAAHPEQGGWDLATLRAREQEPWFDPAGFLLHEREGRLAGFCWTKVHGDAHPPLGEIYVIAVDPSFQGLGLGRGLVLAGLDSLAGRGLDMGMLYVDADNDTAMALYADLGFERHHADRAFVADLPPA; encoded by the coding sequence ATGGAGCCCGCCGACGTGGCCGCCGTCGCCGAGCTGCTCGAGCTGGTCGAGGACGCCGACGAGCACCAGGCCCTCGCCGACCACCAGTGGGTCGACCTGGTCCAGGGCGGGCGGGCCGGCTTCGCGGGGCTCGTGGCGTGGGAGCCCGGTCACGAGCACCCGGTCGCTTATGCGCAGCTCTCCCGGGGGAACGACTCGTGGGCGCTGGAGCTGGTGATCGCCCCCCACCACCGCCCCGAGACCGCACAGATCGCCGACGAGCTGCTCGGCAGCGCGCTCGACGTGGTGCGGGCCGAGGGCGGCGGTCACGTGCACCTGTGGGCCTACCGGCCGGCGGCCGACCTGTACGCGGTCACCGCCGCCCACGGCCTGCGGCCCGGGCGCGAGCTCCTGCAGCTCCGGCGGCCCCTGCCCCTCGACGAGCCGGCCACGCTCCCGTGCCGCCCCTTCGTGCCGGGGCACGACGAGGAGGCCTGGCTGGCCGTCAACAACCGCGCCTTCGCGGCGCACCCCGAGCAGGGAGGATGGGACCTGGCGACCCTGCGGGCCCGCGAGCAGGAGCCCTGGTTCGACCCGGCCGGCTTCCTCCTCCACGAGCGCGAGGGCCGCCTCGCCGGCTTCTGCTGGACGAAGGTGCACGGCGACGCCCACCCCCCGCTGGGGGAGATCTACGTGATCGCCGTCGACCCCTCGTTCCAGGGCCTCGGCCTGGGCCGTGGCCTGGTCCTGGCCGGCCTCGACAGCCTGGCCGGGCGGGGCCTCGACATGGGCATGCTGTACGTCGACGCCGACAACGACACCGCCATGGCGCTGTACGCCGACCTCGGGTTCGAGCGCCACCATGCCGACCGGGCGTTCGTGGCCGACCTGCCCCCTGCCTGA
- the hisD gene encoding histidinol dehydrogenase: MLTRLDLRGVADLRSLLPRPEVGREEQPVDAVRAILADVRERGDAALVDLTGRFDGVQLESVRVPPADVAAALGQVPAPLRAALEAAAANVEAFQAAERAPDVVWERAGVRVRTLHRPVDRAGCYVPGGRAIYPSTVLMTAIPARAAGVAEVVLCSPPGPDGRIPAPTLAAAAVAGVDAVYRVGGAQAVAALAYGTESIRPVDVIVGPGNVFVAVAKREVAGVVAVPSAFAGPSEVVVVADATVSPEHAAIDVLVQAEHGPDGLAWLVTWSPEVADAVTAEVERLTALAPRRADIVANLTRSGFAVVVDGPKQAIDVVNHIAPEHLELLCEGADALVAQVRHAGAVFCGPWAPASVGDYVAGPSHVLPTFGTARFAGALTANDFTKAMHVIDVDRAALAELGPHVVVLAEAEGLPAHAESIRLRGAG; encoded by the coding sequence GTGCTGACCCGCCTCGACCTCCGTGGCGTGGCCGACCTGCGGTCGCTCCTGCCCAGGCCGGAGGTCGGACGCGAGGAGCAGCCCGTCGACGCCGTCCGGGCCATCCTGGCCGACGTGCGGGAGCGCGGCGACGCTGCGCTGGTCGACCTCACCGGCCGGTTCGACGGGGTGCAGCTGGAGTCGGTCCGGGTGCCGCCGGCCGACGTGGCCGCGGCCCTCGGGCAGGTTCCCGCCCCGCTGCGGGCCGCCCTCGAGGCGGCGGCCGCGAACGTGGAGGCCTTCCAGGCCGCCGAGCGGGCGCCCGACGTGGTGTGGGAGCGAGCCGGCGTGCGGGTGCGCACCCTCCACCGTCCCGTGGATCGCGCCGGCTGCTACGTGCCCGGTGGCCGGGCGATCTACCCGTCGACGGTGCTGATGACCGCGATCCCGGCGCGCGCTGCGGGCGTCGCCGAGGTGGTGCTGTGCAGCCCGCCCGGGCCCGACGGGCGCATCCCCGCCCCCACGCTGGCGGCCGCGGCCGTGGCCGGCGTCGACGCCGTGTACCGGGTGGGCGGGGCCCAGGCCGTGGCCGCGCTGGCGTACGGCACCGAGAGCATCCGCCCGGTCGACGTGATCGTGGGGCCGGGCAACGTCTTCGTGGCGGTGGCCAAGCGCGAGGTCGCGGGCGTCGTGGCCGTGCCGTCGGCCTTCGCCGGCCCGTCCGAGGTGGTCGTGGTGGCCGATGCCACCGTGAGCCCTGAGCACGCCGCCATCGACGTGCTCGTCCAGGCCGAGCACGGCCCCGACGGCCTGGCCTGGCTGGTCACCTGGTCGCCGGAGGTCGCCGACGCCGTCACCGCCGAGGTCGAGCGGCTCACGGCCCTGGCCCCTCGCCGGGCCGACATCGTGGCCAACCTCACCCGCTCCGGGTTCGCCGTCGTCGTCGACGGCCCGAAGCAGGCCATCGACGTCGTCAACCACATCGCCCCCGAGCACCTCGAGCTGCTCTGCGAGGGCGCCGACGCGCTGGTGGCGCAGGTGCGTCACGCCGGAGCCGTCTTCTGCGGGCCGTGGGCGCCGGCGTCGGTGGGCGACTACGTCGCCGGCCCGAGCCACGTCCTGCCCACCTTCGGCACCGCCCGCTTCGCCGGGGCGCTGACCGCCAACGACTTCACCAAGGCCATGCACGTGATCGACGTCGACCGCGCCGCGCTCGCCGAGCTGGGGCCGCACGTCGTGGTCCTGGCCGAGGCTGAGGGCCTGCCGGCCCACGCCGAGTCGATCCGGCTGCGGGGTGCCGGGTGA
- the nth gene encoding endonuclease III, translating into MRSRAGPGRLPSGVVARPRTPAGRARETRRRLAEVYPEAHCELDHDGPFQLLVATILSAQCTDARVNQVTPALFARYPTPEDLAGADPEELEQLIRPTGFFRSKATSLTGMAAALVERFGGEVPGRMEELTTLPGVGRKTANVVRSVALGLPGLPVDTHVGRLARRLGLTVETDPVKVEHELGAIVPAAERGAFSLRLILHGRRVCDARRPRCADCVLNDFCPSSTVVGPPRAAQGRRAD; encoded by the coding sequence GTGCGATCCCGAGCGGGTCCGGGACGCCTACCCTCCGGGGTCGTGGCACGCCCCCGCACCCCCGCCGGCCGGGCCCGGGAGACGAGGCGGCGCCTGGCCGAGGTGTACCCCGAGGCGCACTGCGAGCTCGACCACGACGGGCCCTTCCAGCTGCTGGTCGCCACGATCCTCTCGGCCCAGTGCACCGACGCGCGGGTGAACCAGGTGACGCCGGCCCTGTTCGCCCGGTACCCGACCCCCGAGGACCTGGCCGGTGCCGACCCGGAGGAGCTGGAGCAGCTGATCCGCCCCACCGGCTTCTTCCGCTCGAAGGCCACGAGCCTGACTGGGATGGCCGCGGCGCTCGTCGAGCGGTTCGGCGGCGAGGTGCCGGGACGCATGGAGGAGCTGACGACCCTGCCAGGGGTGGGCCGCAAGACCGCCAACGTGGTGCGGAGCGTGGCCCTCGGCCTGCCCGGCCTGCCCGTCGACACCCACGTGGGGCGGCTGGCCCGCCGGCTCGGCCTCACGGTCGAGACCGACCCGGTGAAGGTCGAGCACGAGCTCGGCGCCATCGTGCCGGCGGCCGAACGGGGCGCGTTCAGCCTCCGCCTGATCCTCCACGGCCGGCGGGTGTGCGACGCCCGGAGGCCCCGTTGCGCCGACTGCGTGCTGAACGACTTCTGTCCATCGTCGACGGTGGTGGGGCCGCCGCGGGCGGCGCAGGGTCGGCGGGCCGACTGA